A region of Culicoides brevitarsis isolate CSIRO-B50_1 chromosome 1, AGI_CSIRO_Cbre_v1, whole genome shotgun sequence DNA encodes the following proteins:
- the LOC134826956 gene encoding probable cytochrome P450 313a4 → MPFITKLMLLKDCSPKIFTPDAVKDEIDTLVVGGNETTGLTLAFTLLMLGMHPDIQERVYQEICSNNVEEDPTYDTLTRLTYMEMVIKETLRHFAVGPVIGRKATANVKLNKYTIPKGAQLVICSYSIHRNPKFWGPDVLKFDPERFSAENSKNRHPFCYIPFSGGPRNCIGIKYAWISMKLVLWHLLKKYRIHTSLKWEELKLMISVTLKLVNRHLISVELR, encoded by the exons ATGccttttatcacaaaattgatGCTCCTGAAGGATTGCAgcccgaaaattttcactccAGATGCCGTAAAAGATGAAATTGATACATTAGTTGTTGGA ggCAATGAGACAACTGGCTTGACTCTCGCCTTCACACTTTTAATGTTGGGCATGCATCCAGACATCCAAGAACGCGTTTATcaagaaatttgttcaaataatgtGGAAGAAGATCCAACTTACGACACTTTAACTCGTTTGACGTACATGGAAATGGTAATTAAGGAAACTCTGAGGCATTTTGCTGTTGGACCTGTTATCGGGAGGAAGGCAACAGCTAATGTTAAGCTAA aCAAATATACGATCCCCAAAGGCGCTCAACTCGTAATCTGTTCATACAGCATCCATCGCAACCCGAAATTTTGGGGTCCTGACGTCTTGAAATTCGATCCAGAACGATTTTCAGCCGAAAATTCCAAGAATCGACATCCTTTTTGTTACATTCCTTTCAGCGGAGGTCCTCGAAATTGCATcg GCATAAAATACGCATGGATCAGCATGAAACTCGTATTATGGCATTTACTGAAGAAATATCGCATCCACACGTCACTCAAATGGGAGGAACTCAAACTCATGATAAGCGTTACTCTCAAACTTGTGAATCGCCATCTGATTTCTGTGGAATTACGATGA
- the LOC134837713 gene encoding probable cytochrome P450 313a4 — protein sequence MRKVHKKARIRRSDDSWCLYIGDLTSGVLEDYFVLTTKAAVLTFGQKFGPLLGAMHAFIGKNNEDILKVIDQILDDYSSPAKAWFGPVLAILVDSPEDLKIILNSPNCLQKAFPYDFLRVNCGLMSAPAEMWKTHRKYLNPCFNPKLLQSFLPIFNVKSKTMGNETSALSVSFCLLMLAMHQDIQERVVDELRSVFDTKDQPVTPEAVSKLEYLSMVMNETLRLFPITPLIGREALKDTKLDKFEIPAGACIIMPIYKVHRNKKLWGENAHLFNPDNFLPENVEKRHPYCFLPFSQGPRNCIGWRYSLLAMKTMLCHLLRNYKFTTHIKYHELKFKMCLDLKITNKHMVQIERRDFK from the exons ATGCGGAAAGTGCATAAAAAGGCTCGCATTCGTCGCTCGGACGACAGTTGGTGCTTGTACATAGGAGATCTCACTTCAGGCGTGCTCGAGGACTATTTTGTCTTAACGACAAAAGCAGCTGTGTTGACCTTCGGACAAAAGTTCG ggCCATTACTTGGTGCCATGCATGCTTTTATAGGAAAAAATAACGAAGATATCCTCAAAGTAATCGATCAAATTTTAGATGATTACAGCTCACCAGCGAAG gCTTGGTTTGGACCCGTTCTCGCTATTTTAGTCGACAGTCCGGAAgacttgaaaataattttaaactcacCAAATTGCTTACAAAAGGCCTTTCCTTATGACTTTCTGCGGGTTAATTGTGGATTAATGTCAGCGCCTg CTGAAATGTGGAAAACGCaccgaaaatatttgaatccgTGCTTCAATCCGAAACTCCTTCAGAGCTTTTTGCcgatttttaatgtgaaatcAAAGACTATG ggaAATGAAACAAGCGCCTTGAGCGTTTCGTTCTGCTTGTTGATGCTGGCCATGCATCAAGACATACAAGAACGCGTTGTCGACGAATTACGGTCCGTTTTCGACACAAAAGATCAACCTGTGACGCCGGAAGCCGTTTCAAAGCTCGAATATTTGTCCATGGTGATGAATGAGACATTAAGACTTTTCCCGATTACACCTCTAATTGGCAGAGAAGCACTCAAAGAcacaaaattagataaatttgaaattccaGCAG gtgccTGCATTATCATGCCCATCTACAAAGTGCATCGCAACAAGAAATTATGGGGCGAAAATGCCCATTTGTTCAATCCCGACAACTTTTTGCccgaaaatgtggaaaaacgTCATCCATACTGCTTTTTGCCGTTCTCGCAAGGGCCACGAAACTGCATCGGATGGCGTTATTCGTTACTCGCAATGAAGACAATGCTGTGTCACTTGTTACGTAACTACAAGTTCACCACGCACATCAAATATCACGAGCTCAAGTTCAAAATGTGTCTCGATCTGAAAATAACGAACAAGCACATGGTACAAATCGAGAGGAGGGATTTCAAGtga
- the LOC134837714 gene encoding nose resistant to fluoxetine protein 6-like: MPPLFKYDDYDQCRAIYKRNFTYCVVDVQLFEGSNSSLWRQIEDFSRDRRCHFRHDKIKRGICLNEHLDVGFKGTFVNKMMRNRTKNEEKLVQKVIFDDLLASYGLKSDQKVKFCMTDETEKARMSFDLFDILFTFIIVSILTIIIVGTVSKNIQTTKTALKYFQIFSLPHNVKRLFENRSSETAFIDAIRVNAEQIVILVHIRVLFAEIGMENPLTMECEAHQPYTSVFASFVILLQNFFLLSGFLSFYKNAKKIIVDQKSLTKMDFLEMIVKRVVRLLPLMTLMMFFNATLATKISSGPILNDILDQEKEFCRKNWWTNILFLNNLLRSDEPCLQQTWHVAVEMQMFVMELLVLIIINKWKNLSSLVLTSTFVLTNIFQVLFLYGNGLIGIYLADLDAQRTTFRFEENYQKMHINPLTNTNGYVIGMIVAYVQLKLIKNGKNLNENWVFKKWNSIFLISFVPVGFYSYVMYFHRIQHPSIVFPILSTLSRNLCVLPAATVILQMFNSSKTDENPGVMKLFNDCYIFKPLSKINYGIYIVHVPVLLFVIAATTSSLVKYGSMVDILMHLYPFAVLATTLTAAICFVTFEMPTISAFKLLYYSTSKKEV; this comes from the exons ATGCCTCCTTTATTCAAATATGACGACTACGATCAATGTCGAGCAATTTACAAACGAAATTTCACGTATTGTGTCGTCGATGTTCAACTCTTTGAAGGCTCTAACAGCAGTTTGTGGCGACAAATTGAGGATTTTTCACGTGATCGGAGGTGTCATTTTCGACATGACAAGATTAAAAGGGGAATTTGCTTGAATGAACATCTTGATGTGGGCTTCAAAGGGACTTTTGTTAACAAAATGATGAGAAATCGAaccaaaaatgaagaaaaattggttcaaaaagtgatttttgatGATCTTCTTGCCTCTTATGGActaaaaagtgatcaaaaagttaaattttgtatgactGATGAAACTGAAAAAGCTCGAAtgt CTTTTGACCTTTTCGACATCCTATTCACGTTCATTATTGTGTCAATATTGACCATCATTATCGTTGGAACCgtatctaaaaatattcaaaccaCAAAAACTGCTCTTAAATACTTTCAAATCTTCTCATTGCCACACAACGTCAAACGTTTATTCGAAAATCGTTCATCTGAAACTGCCTTCATCGATGCTATTCGTGTCAATGCGGAACAAATCGTAATTTTGGTCCACATTCGAGTCCTTTTCGCGGAAATTGGCATGGAAAATCCTCTGACGATGGAATGTGAAGCTCATCAACCGTACACTTCCGTATTTGCATCCTTCGTAATTCttcttcaaaactttttcctgCTCAGTGGCTTCTTGTCGTTCtataaaaatgcgaaaaaaatcattgttgaccaaaaatcattaacaaaaatggattttttggaGATGATTGTTAAACGAGTCGTTCGCTTACTTCCATTGATGACCTTGATGATGTTCTTTAACGCCACTCTTGCTACGAAAATCTCTTCAGGACCGATTCTTAACGACATTTTAGACCAAGAAAAGGAGTTTTGTCGCAAAAATTGGTGGaccaacattttatttttgaataatttgctGCGATCTGACGAACCG TGTCTACAGCAAA catGGCATGTTGCCGTCGAAATGCAAATGTTTGTAATGGAGTTATTGGTGCTCATTATCattaataaatggaaaaaccTGTCAAGTTTAGTGTTAACATCTACTTTTGTTCTGACAAATATCTTTCAAGTCCTGTTTTTGTATGGAAATGGACTGATCGGCATCTATTTAGCGGATTTGGA cgCGCAAAGAACAACATTCCGTTTCGAAGAAAACTATCAGAAAATGCACATTAATCCACTTACAAACACTAATGGATACGTAATTGGCATGATTGTGGCTTACGTTCaactgaaattgatcaaaaatggcaagaatttgaacgaaaattgg gtcTTCAAAAAATGGAATTCAATCTTCCTCATTTCCTTTGTTCCTGTTGGATTTTACTCTTACGTCATGTATTTCCATCGAATCCAGCATCCATCTAtcgtttttccaattttatcgACTCTTTCGAGGAACTTGTGTGTTCTGCCTGCTGCTACAGTCATCCTGCAAATGTTCAACTCGTCAAAAACTGATGAAAATCCGGGAGTCATGAAATTATTCAACGATTGTTACATCTTCAAGCCTTTGTCAAAGATCAATTACGGCATTTATATCGTTCACGTACCCGTCCTATTGTTCGTTATCGCAGCAACTACCTCAAGTCTCGTCAAGTACGGGTCAATGGTTGACATCTTGATGCATCTTTACCCATTTGCGGTGCTTGCGACGACACTAACTGCGGCAATTTGCTTCGTTACCTTCGAAATGCCGACGATAAGTGCCTTCAAATTGCTCTATTACAGCACTTCCAAGAAGgaagtttaa
- the LOC134827295 gene encoding cytochrome P450 4C1-like isoform X2 — MTLDFLLIVIFLLLVVLYNASRWSMYVAAAKIPGENGFPLLGTALKVIFCGKKNIFDVLGETLDKYGSPTKVWYGNMLWIYADKPQHVQTILNSNKCVQKNYLYKFLGVNKGLIASDANVWRFHRKYLNNCFTPKLLQSFMPIFNRSSARMSQYMSKHLGRGEFDLYHFVGKCTLDMICTTSMGLDHDFQGPTGDIYIQSADILAETINKRIFNIFYHPKQIYNFTKAYVIESKAWSGLRTVSSRVIENAEKTYVKPVSSELNVKSELRKPCIFVEQVYKLFQYTKEFDEQMLKDEIDTLIAGGNETSGMTTSFCILMMAMHPDVQERVVDELRSIFETADDEVTQDHISQLDYLTMVLQETLRLFPITPFIGREVQEDIQLDEYTLPKGASLVIPIFKLQRQEEIWGPEAHLFNPDNFLPENVEKRHPYAWIPFSAGQRNCIGMKYSLLAMKTMLCYLLRNYKFNTTLKYSELKFKMALDLKIVNKHMVSIEKRKFK, encoded by the exons ATGACGCTCGACTTTCTACTTATCGTAATATTTTTGCTTCTCGTCGTTCTCTACAATGCATCGCGATGGTCGATGTACGTGGCAGCTGCAAAAATTCCCGGCGAAAATGGTTTCCCCTTGCTTGGAACTGCgctaaaagtgattttttgcggcaaaaagaacatttttgacgttttggGCGAAACACTGGATAAATATGGGTCGCCAACGAAAGTTTGGTACGGAAATATGCTGTGGATTTACGCGGATAAGCCACAGCACGTGCAAACAATcctaaattcaaacaaatgtgtgcaaaaaaattacttgtacAAGTTCTTGGGTGTCAATAAGGGATTAATTGCGTCAGATG ctaatgTCTGGAGATTCCAtcgcaaatatttaaacaattgcTTCACACCAAAGTTACTACAGAGCTTCATGCCGATATTCAATCGTTCAAGTGCTCGCATGTCACAATACATGAGCAAACATCTCGGAAGAGGCGAATTCGATTTGTACCATTTTGTAGGAAAATGCACGTTAGACATGATTTGTA cGACGTCAATGGGGCTCGATCATGATTTCCAAGGACCAACGGGAGATATTTACATTCAAAGTGCCGACAT ccttGCAGAAACCATCAATAAacgaattttcaatattttttaccatccaaagcaaatttataatttcacgAAAGCGTACGTGATTGAATCCAAAGCATGGAGTGGTTTGAGAACGGTATCATCACGTGTAATTGAGAATGCGGAGAAAACTTACGTGAAGCCCGTGTCATCGGAGTTGAATGTGAAAAGTGAGTTACGGAAGCCGTGCATCTTCGTGGAACAAGTTTACAAATTATTCCAGTATACGAAGGAATTTGATGAGCAAATGTTGAAAGATGAGATTGATACGCTCATTGCAGGA GGAAATGAAACGAGTGGCATGACAACTTCTTTCTGTATTTTAATGATGGCAATGCA tcctgATGTTCAGGAACGCGTTGTCGATGAACttcgttcaatttttgagACCGCCGATGACGAAGTCACCCAAGATCACATCTCACAACTCGACTACTTAACGATGGTTTTGCAAGAAACGCTCCGTTTGTTCCCCATTACTCCTTTTATTGGTCGCGAGGTGCAAGAAGACATCCAACTTGACGAGTACACACTCCCCAAAGGCGCCTCTCTAGTCATTCCGATTTTCAAGTTGCAGCGACAAGAGGAAATTTGGGGCCCCGAAGCACATTTATTCAATCCCGACAACTTTTTGCccgaaaatgtggaaaaacgTCATCCTTACGCGTGGATTCCCTTCAGTGCTGGGCAACGCAACTGCATTGGCATGAAATATTCATTGCTTGCGATGAAAACGATGCTATGTTACCTCCTGAGGAATTATAAATTCAACACGACCCTAAAGTACTCAGAACTGAAATTCAAGATGGCATTAGATCTTAAAATTGTGAACAAGCACATGGTTAGCATAGAAAAGcgtaaatttaaatag
- the LOC134827295 gene encoding cytochrome P450 4C1-like isoform X3, whose product MYEHAAKIPGPKGHPLLGILVDLFGKKDDEIFDLVWELMKPYGRFVKAWFGPILLVAIEVPEYLKIILNSDKCLDKAFAYDFLGVSKGLIAVPSNVWRFHRKYLNNCFTPKLLQSFMPIFNRSSARMSQYMSKHLGRGEFDLYHFVGKCTLDMICTTSMGLDHDFQGPTGDIYIQSADILAETINKRIFNIFYHPKQIYNFTKAYVIESKAWSGLRTVSSRVIENAEKTYVKPVSSELNVKSELRKPCIFVEQVYKLFQYTKEFDEQMLKDEIDTLIAGGNETSGMTTSFCILMMAMHPDVQERVVDELRSIFETADDEVTQDHISQLDYLTMVLQETLRLFPITPFIGREVQEDIQLDEYTLPKGASLVIPIFKLQRQEEIWGPEAHLFNPDNFLPENVEKRHPYAWIPFSAGQRNCIGMKYSLLAMKTMLCYLLRNYKFNTTLKYSELKFKMALDLKIVNKHMVSIEKRKFK is encoded by the exons ATGTACGAACATGCGGCGAAAATTCCCGGACCAAAAGGACATCCGCTTTTGGGGATCTTAGTGGATTTGTTTGGCAAAAAAGACgatgaaatatttgatttgGTGTGGGAACTGATGAAACCTTACGGCAGATTCGTGAAAGCATGGTTCGGTCCAATATTATTAGTTGCTATTGAGGTGCCGGAAtacctgaaaattattttaaactcgGATAAATGTCTGGATAAAGCATTTGCATACGATTTTTTGGGAGTTAGTAAGGGATTAATTGCGGTGCCAT ctaatgTCTGGAGATTCCAtcgcaaatatttaaacaattgcTTCACACCAAAGTTACTACAGAGCTTCATGCCGATATTCAATCGTTCAAGTGCTCGCATGTCACAATACATGAGCAAACATCTCGGAAGAGGCGAATTCGATTTGTACCATTTTGTAGGAAAATGCACGTTAGACATGATTTGTA cGACGTCAATGGGGCTCGATCATGATTTCCAAGGACCAACGGGAGATATTTACATTCAAAGTGCCGACAT ccttGCAGAAACCATCAATAAacgaattttcaatattttttaccatccaaagcaaatttataatttcacgAAAGCGTACGTGATTGAATCCAAAGCATGGAGTGGTTTGAGAACGGTATCATCACGTGTAATTGAGAATGCGGAGAAAACTTACGTGAAGCCCGTGTCATCGGAGTTGAATGTGAAAAGTGAGTTACGGAAGCCGTGCATCTTCGTGGAACAAGTTTACAAATTATTCCAGTATACGAAGGAATTTGATGAGCAAATGTTGAAAGATGAGATTGATACGCTCATTGCAGGA GGAAATGAAACGAGTGGCATGACAACTTCTTTCTGTATTTTAATGATGGCAATGCA tcctgATGTTCAGGAACGCGTTGTCGATGAACttcgttcaatttttgagACCGCCGATGACGAAGTCACCCAAGATCACATCTCACAACTCGACTACTTAACGATGGTTTTGCAAGAAACGCTCCGTTTGTTCCCCATTACTCCTTTTATTGGTCGCGAGGTGCAAGAAGACATCCAACTTGACGAGTACACACTCCCCAAAGGCGCCTCTCTAGTCATTCCGATTTTCAAGTTGCAGCGACAAGAGGAAATTTGGGGCCCCGAAGCACATTTATTCAATCCCGACAACTTTTTGCccgaaaatgtggaaaaacgTCATCCTTACGCGTGGATTCCCTTCAGTGCTGGGCAACGCAACTGCATTGGCATGAAATATTCATTGCTTGCGATGAAAACGATGCTATGTTACCTCCTGAGGAATTATAAATTCAACACGACCCTAAAGTACTCAGAACTGAAATTCAAGATGGCATTAGATCTTAAAATTGTGAACAAGCACATGGTTAGCATAGAAAAGcgtaaatttaaatag
- the LOC134827295 gene encoding cytochrome P450 4c21-like isoform X1: MLIFIILAVILLLCLLQYKLNRRNLEILGEKIPGPKGVPLLGVLPRFFGKSNEEILAEVLEIVDCYENVARFWLGNKLILMIKNLDYVKSILNSVKCLDKAFAYEFLSVNLGLISCKSNVWRFHRKYLNNCFTPKLLQSFMPIFNRSSARMSQYMSKHLGRGEFDLYHFVGKCTLDMICTTSMGLDHDFQGPTGDIYIQSADILAETINKRIFNIFYHPKQIYNFTKAYVIESKAWSGLRTVSSRVIENAEKTYVKPVSSELNVKSELRKPCIFVEQVYKLFQYTKEFDEQMLKDEIDTLIAGGNETSGMTTSFCILMMAMHPDVQERVVDELRSIFETADDEVTQDHISQLDYLTMVLQETLRLFPITPFIGREVQEDIQLDEYTLPKGASLVIPIFKLQRQEEIWGPEAHLFNPDNFLPENVEKRHPYAWIPFSAGQRNCIGMKYSLLAMKTMLCYLLRNYKFNTTLKYSELKFKMALDLKIVNKHMVSIEKRKFK; the protein is encoded by the exons AtgctaattttcataattctcGCAGTAATTTTGCTCCTGTGTCTTCTGCAGTACAAATTGAACAGgagaaatttggaaattttgggAGAAAAAATTCCCGGCCCCAAGGGAGTTCCGTTGTTGGGAGTCTTGCCACGATTTTTCGGGAAATCAAATGAAGAAATTCTCGCCGAAGTGTTGGAAATTGTCGATTGTTACGAAAATGTGGCGAGATTCTGGCTtggcaataaattaattttgatgataaaaaatttggattatGTGAAAAGTATCTTGAATTCCGTGAAATGTCTCGATAAGGCGTTTGCTTATGAGTTTTTGAGTGTTAATTTGGGATTGATTTCATGTAAAT ctaatgTCTGGAGATTCCAtcgcaaatatttaaacaattgcTTCACACCAAAGTTACTACAGAGCTTCATGCCGATATTCAATCGTTCAAGTGCTCGCATGTCACAATACATGAGCAAACATCTCGGAAGAGGCGAATTCGATTTGTACCATTTTGTAGGAAAATGCACGTTAGACATGATTTGTA cGACGTCAATGGGGCTCGATCATGATTTCCAAGGACCAACGGGAGATATTTACATTCAAAGTGCCGACAT ccttGCAGAAACCATCAATAAacgaattttcaatattttttaccatccaaagcaaatttataatttcacgAAAGCGTACGTGATTGAATCCAAAGCATGGAGTGGTTTGAGAACGGTATCATCACGTGTAATTGAGAATGCGGAGAAAACTTACGTGAAGCCCGTGTCATCGGAGTTGAATGTGAAAAGTGAGTTACGGAAGCCGTGCATCTTCGTGGAACAAGTTTACAAATTATTCCAGTATACGAAGGAATTTGATGAGCAAATGTTGAAAGATGAGATTGATACGCTCATTGCAGGA GGAAATGAAACGAGTGGCATGACAACTTCTTTCTGTATTTTAATGATGGCAATGCA tcctgATGTTCAGGAACGCGTTGTCGATGAACttcgttcaatttttgagACCGCCGATGACGAAGTCACCCAAGATCACATCTCACAACTCGACTACTTAACGATGGTTTTGCAAGAAACGCTCCGTTTGTTCCCCATTACTCCTTTTATTGGTCGCGAGGTGCAAGAAGACATCCAACTTGACGAGTACACACTCCCCAAAGGCGCCTCTCTAGTCATTCCGATTTTCAAGTTGCAGCGACAAGAGGAAATTTGGGGCCCCGAAGCACATTTATTCAATCCCGACAACTTTTTGCccgaaaatgtggaaaaacgTCATCCTTACGCGTGGATTCCCTTCAGTGCTGGGCAACGCAACTGCATTGGCATGAAATATTCATTGCTTGCGATGAAAACGATGCTATGTTACCTCCTGAGGAATTATAAATTCAACACGACCCTAAAGTACTCAGAACTGAAATTCAAGATGGCATTAGATCTTAAAATTGTGAACAAGCACATGGTTAGCATAGAAAAGcgtaaatttaaatag